One window of the Populus trichocarpa isolate Nisqually-1 chromosome 9, P.trichocarpa_v4.1, whole genome shotgun sequence genome contains the following:
- the LOC7491134 gene encoding uncharacterized protein LOC7491134 isoform X1, whose amino-acid sequence MRTNQEKPVNEGEQGVGVCSSQEAVGKVKVEHSIEIVEETDTFQHWKRRNLFLEIPSRTLEDSSRDSVVIRMPPTPSPSPRKVNFLLTPSSVDARASGSPAPSSSKGKSSLKSLLPKLSFKSRNSTLDIEKAATLAPDASSIPRKKPSISRSLSLTRIFTPRMKQTSSLPVTPIANSKAESARGGSVGGMLNSSRKGTQRQIFRSLSVPVNNKERSIKRMDSFFRMIPSTPQVKEGDTITNASPSVDAESNDVDGEDIPEEEAVCRICLIELCEGGETLKMECSCKGELALAHQECAVKWFSIKGNKICDVCKQEVQNLPVTLLRMQGVCSRTIGASRANQEDVNGYRVWQEVPVLVIVSMLIYFCFLEQLLVEKMGMGAIAVSLPFSCVLALLSSMISSTMVRRRFVWVYASIQFALVVLFAHIFYTLVNVQAVLAILLATLSGFGVAMSGSSILVEFLRWRRRWHAQHGQLHSSQVITGPGPFQRAVNSSNSSTRGHHNFQPNEVENPETLRGS is encoded by the exons ATGAGAACTAATCAAGAGAAGCCTGTGAATGAGGGGGAACAAGGTGTTGGTGTATGTTCAAGCCAAGAAGCAGTTGGCAAGgttaag GTTGAACACTCAATAGAAATAGTTGAAGAAACTGATACTTTTCAACATTGGAAGCGGAGAAATCTCTTTCTAGAGATACCCTCAAGAACATTGGAAGACTCCTCGCGGGATTCTGTTGTAATCAGGATGCCCCCGACACCTAGTCCATCTCCTAGGAAAGTAAATTTTCTCCTGACACCTAGTTCTGTGGATGCAAGAGCCAGTGGTTCCCCAGCCCCCTCTTCATCAAAAGGCAAATCATCCTTAAAAAGTTTGTTACCTAAACTAAGCTTCAAGTCTCGAAATTCTACTTTAGATATTGAAAAAGCTGCCACCCTAGCTCCAGATGCTTCATCTATACCACGGAAGAAACCTTCAATCTCAAGGTCATTGTCACTTACAAGGATCTTCACCCCTAGGATGAAGCAAACATCATCACTTCCCGTGACGCCAATTGCAAATTCTAAGGCAGAGTCTGCACGTGGGGGAAGCGTTGGTGGCATGCTTAATTCAAGT AGGAAAGGAACCCAGCGGCAGATATTTCGCTCACTCTCGGTTCCTgttaataataaagaaagaagcataAAGAGGATGGACTCTTTTTTCCGCATGATTCCTTCAACTcctcaagtgaaggaaggagatACAATAACAAATGCATCTCCAAGTGTTGATGCTG AAAGCAATGACGTTGATGGTGAGGACATACCCGAAGAAGAGGCTGTTTGTAGAATTTGTTTGATTGAATTGTGTGAAGGTGGAGAGACCCTTAAGATGGAGTGCAGCTGCAAAGGTGAACTTGCTCTGGCCCATCAAGAATGTGCTGTAAAATGGTTTAGCATCAAAGGTAACAAGATCTGTGATGTTTGCAAGCAAGAGGTTCAGAACCTGCCTGTGACTTTGTTACGAATGCAAGGTGTCTGTTCTAGAACTATTGGAGCAAGTAGAGCTAATCAGGAAGATGTTAATGGATACAG GGTTTGGCAAGAAGTGCCTGTGCTTGTCATTGTTAGCATGcttatctatttttgttttcttgagcaGCTCCTG GTTGAAAAGATGGGCATGGGAGCGATTGCTGTATCCCTTCCTTTTTCTTGTGTGCTGGCCCTTCTCTCATCCATGATCTCATCAACTATGG TAAGGAGAAGATTTGTTTGGGTTTATGCATCAATTCAATTTGCCCTGGTCGTTCTCTTTGCACATATTTTCTATACTTTG GTCAATGTGCAAGCAGTTCTAGCCATTCTCCTTGCAACACTTTCTGGATTTGGCGTAGCAATGAGTGGGAGTTCCATACTCGTTGAGTTTTTGAGATGGAGAAGGAGGTGGCACGCACAACATGGGCAGCTGCATAGTTCCCAAGTAATTACTGGACCAGGCCCATTTCAAAGAGctgtaaattcatcaaattcatcaACTAGAGGCCATCATAACTTCCAGCCGAATGAAGTGGAAAATCCAGAAACTTTACGTGGGAGTTAA
- the LOC7491134 gene encoding uncharacterized protein LOC7491134 isoform X2, producing the protein MRTNQEKPVNEGEQGVGVCSSQEAVGKVEHSIEIVEETDTFQHWKRRNLFLEIPSRTLEDSSRDSVVIRMPPTPSPSPRKVNFLLTPSSVDARASGSPAPSSSKGKSSLKSLLPKLSFKSRNSTLDIEKAATLAPDASSIPRKKPSISRSLSLTRIFTPRMKQTSSLPVTPIANSKAESARGGSVGGMLNSSRKGTQRQIFRSLSVPVNNKERSIKRMDSFFRMIPSTPQVKEGDTITNASPSVDAESNDVDGEDIPEEEAVCRICLIELCEGGETLKMECSCKGELALAHQECAVKWFSIKGNKICDVCKQEVQNLPVTLLRMQGVCSRTIGASRANQEDVNGYRVWQEVPVLVIVSMLIYFCFLEQLLVEKMGMGAIAVSLPFSCVLALLSSMISSTMVRRRFVWVYASIQFALVVLFAHIFYTLVNVQAVLAILLATLSGFGVAMSGSSILVEFLRWRRRWHAQHGQLHSSQVITGPGPFQRAVNSSNSSTRGHHNFQPNEVENPETLRGS; encoded by the exons ATGAGAACTAATCAAGAGAAGCCTGTGAATGAGGGGGAACAAGGTGTTGGTGTATGTTCAAGCCAAGAAGCAGTTGGCAAG GTTGAACACTCAATAGAAATAGTTGAAGAAACTGATACTTTTCAACATTGGAAGCGGAGAAATCTCTTTCTAGAGATACCCTCAAGAACATTGGAAGACTCCTCGCGGGATTCTGTTGTAATCAGGATGCCCCCGACACCTAGTCCATCTCCTAGGAAAGTAAATTTTCTCCTGACACCTAGTTCTGTGGATGCAAGAGCCAGTGGTTCCCCAGCCCCCTCTTCATCAAAAGGCAAATCATCCTTAAAAAGTTTGTTACCTAAACTAAGCTTCAAGTCTCGAAATTCTACTTTAGATATTGAAAAAGCTGCCACCCTAGCTCCAGATGCTTCATCTATACCACGGAAGAAACCTTCAATCTCAAGGTCATTGTCACTTACAAGGATCTTCACCCCTAGGATGAAGCAAACATCATCACTTCCCGTGACGCCAATTGCAAATTCTAAGGCAGAGTCTGCACGTGGGGGAAGCGTTGGTGGCATGCTTAATTCAAGT AGGAAAGGAACCCAGCGGCAGATATTTCGCTCACTCTCGGTTCCTgttaataataaagaaagaagcataAAGAGGATGGACTCTTTTTTCCGCATGATTCCTTCAACTcctcaagtgaaggaaggagatACAATAACAAATGCATCTCCAAGTGTTGATGCTG AAAGCAATGACGTTGATGGTGAGGACATACCCGAAGAAGAGGCTGTTTGTAGAATTTGTTTGATTGAATTGTGTGAAGGTGGAGAGACCCTTAAGATGGAGTGCAGCTGCAAAGGTGAACTTGCTCTGGCCCATCAAGAATGTGCTGTAAAATGGTTTAGCATCAAAGGTAACAAGATCTGTGATGTTTGCAAGCAAGAGGTTCAGAACCTGCCTGTGACTTTGTTACGAATGCAAGGTGTCTGTTCTAGAACTATTGGAGCAAGTAGAGCTAATCAGGAAGATGTTAATGGATACAG GGTTTGGCAAGAAGTGCCTGTGCTTGTCATTGTTAGCATGcttatctatttttgttttcttgagcaGCTCCTG GTTGAAAAGATGGGCATGGGAGCGATTGCTGTATCCCTTCCTTTTTCTTGTGTGCTGGCCCTTCTCTCATCCATGATCTCATCAACTATGG TAAGGAGAAGATTTGTTTGGGTTTATGCATCAATTCAATTTGCCCTGGTCGTTCTCTTTGCACATATTTTCTATACTTTG GTCAATGTGCAAGCAGTTCTAGCCATTCTCCTTGCAACACTTTCTGGATTTGGCGTAGCAATGAGTGGGAGTTCCATACTCGTTGAGTTTTTGAGATGGAGAAGGAGGTGGCACGCACAACATGGGCAGCTGCATAGTTCCCAAGTAATTACTGGACCAGGCCCATTTCAAAGAGctgtaaattcatcaaattcatcaACTAGAGGCCATCATAACTTCCAGCCGAATGAAGTGGAAAATCCAGAAACTTTACGTGGGAGTTAA